GAGAGGTTAATGCAGATATGAAAGAGGGTAAGCTTAAACCTAATGCTATCACTGCAGCTCTTAAGCTTATTACCTTAAAAGATATCACTACTGATGTTTTTCATACTGCCAATGCTAAAGCACTTATTAACAAAGAAAATATCAAGCTTGATTTAAATATGCAAGCGGATCGTTCTTATGTCCTTATTTCTTCAGGTATGCTGAATTCTAAAAGTGGAAGCTTGAATTTGCCTTTTGATATCAAGATAGATAGAGCCAATTTTAAAGGCAATATAACAGGAACAACACAAAAGCCCCAAGTTAAACTTGAAGCGGGTAGTGTAGTAAATTCTATTAAAAATATTGTAGGCGATAAAGCCCAAGATGGAGTTCAAAAAGCAGGAGAAAAAGTGGATGAGGGTATCAATAAATTATTGAATAAAATTTTTTAAGGTTAAATAATGTTTAACGGACTTATAAGAGAGATTGCTAAGGTTAAATCTTATCAAAATAATGTTTTAAATTTAAAGGCAAATTATCGCCCTAATTTGGGCGATAGTGTAGCTGTTAATGGAGCTTGTTTGAGCGTGACTAAACTTCATAGTGATGGTTTTGAACTCGAACTCTCACACGAGAGTCGTAAGCACATAGCAGTACAAAATTTAAAAGATAAAGTGCATATAGAACCTGCTTTAAGGTATGGAGATAGAATAGATGGACATTTGATGCAAGGACATATTGATTTTATCGGAAAGCTTGAAAAGATTGAAAAAGATGAAAATGGAATTGATTTTTATATAAGCTTACCTAAAGAAGCAATGAAATTTATGGCAAGAAAAGGCAGTATAGGTATAGATGGAGTTAGCCTTACTATTAATGAAATTGTAGAAAATGGCGTTAGACTAACCATTATACCTATTACTTTTAAGGAAACACTTTTTAAAGAGTATAAAATAGGCCGAGAAATCAATATAGAAAGCGATTTGCTTGCTCGTTATATTTATGCACAAATGCAAGATAAAAATAAAGGATTATCATGGGAAGAAGTGGAGAGAATTACTTATCTTTACTAGATAATCAAAAAGTCAGTGTTTTTTGCGCTTATGATAAAGACTATAATATCTTTAGAGCTAAAGTTCATAAAGAAAATTTATTTTCTCATCTAGGTTTTAAGGATATTGATAAATGTGTTTTTATGGATCAAATTCATTCCAGTAAAGTTGAAATTTATGATGAGAATTTAAAAAATCTAAGTTGTGATGGTTTGATAAGCATAGAGAAAAATACCGCACTTTGTGTTTTAAGCGCAGATTGTTTGCCTTTGATTTTATGGCATGAAAGTGGCGTTATAGCAGCACTTCATTCAGGAAGAAAAGGGAGTTTTGAAAATATTTTAAAAGAGTGTGTGGATAAAATTTATACAAAAAATCCAAATTTAGATATGCAAAAATTTCATCTTTTTATCCTGCCTAGTATTTGTGCTAAAAACTATGAAATAGACGGAGAAATTTTAGAATTTGCAAAAGTAGAATTTAAAGATTTTTTATATGAAAGAAGACTTGATTTAAAAGCTTTAGTAAAATTTCAGGCTCAAAATTTAGGTATTAAAAATATCGTAGATAGTAATATTTGTAGTTTTGATGATAAGACGTTTTATTCTTATCGTCGTGATAAGACTTCAAAACGCTTTGTGAGCGTTGTTTATTTAAAGGGTTAAGAATGTATGAAAAAAAGGATTTAAGAGTATTGAAAATCATTCAAAAAGCTAGAGAGTTTGGGGATGCGGATTTACTTAATGAAGCTTTAGTAAATCAGCTTGTTAATGCTGAATTTAAAGAGATGGAAAGCAAGGAAAGAGAAGGGCTTATAATTCTTCTTAATTCCTTGATTGAGGCTAAAGATAAGGCTTTGCTTAGCAATCCTTAAAATTCTATATAATTTTCAAAATCTTCTTCTTTAGGAGGATTTGGCTTATTAGCAGCTAAAGCTTCGTTTACAATTCCTTTGTATTTTACTATGGTGTTTTTAAATTCTTCCTTGGCTTTACCACTTAGCTCTGATTTGGCAATTTTAACTACTGAAGCAGGATTGATGGCTTTGTTGTTTAGATAAACACCAAAATGCAAATGAGGACCTGTACTCATACCCGTTGATCCTACGTAGCCAATGAGTTGACCTTGATTTACTTTTTGACCTTTTTTAATTTTTGCAAAACGACTTAAATGAGCATATAAAGTCATATAGCCTGAATCATGCTTTACTTGTATGACATTTCCATATCCTCCTTTAGTTCCTACAAAGGTGATCGTTCCTTTGCCTGCACTTTTTACAGGTGTTCCAGTAGGTGCTGCATAGTCTATACCAAGGTGCGCACGGTAGCGTTTGAGTATAGGATGATATCTTGCGGTGCTAAAAGTTGATGATATTCTTGTGTAATTTACAGGCTTAGTTAATAAAAAAGCCTCCACTTCTTTTCCGTCACGATCGTAAAAAATATCATTAAAAGCAAATACTTCTTGAGCATTTTTATTAATTTCTACCGTAGCCATTCTTACAGCGATATCTCCCCAAAGTCTTCCCATGCGTCTTTTTTGCTCGTAATAAAGGGTAACTTCATCGCCTTTTTGGATATTGCGAAAGTTAACACTTCCTCGAAAAGAGCGCACCATAGCACGAGCTAAAGTACTACTACCACTTTCTTCATAAACATCTTGATAGGCTGAACTTTCGATTGTTAAATGTAAAATTCTATCTTCTTTCTGATAAGAAACAGGAGTAAAGGTAAGGGTGTATTGATTGTTTTTATCTTTATAAATATGAATTTGTAAATCATCACTGATTGGAATCAAAACTTGTTCTATATTGTTATTTTCATCTTTTAAAACTTGGTATTTTACTTTATAGGCTATATCAGAAGCAAGTTCTTGATCTTCTCTATCAAGCCCATAATAAAGAGATATAG
The window above is part of the Campylobacter coli genome. Proteins encoded here:
- the ribE gene encoding riboflavin synthase — its product is MFNGLIREIAKVKSYQNNVLNLKANYRPNLGDSVAVNGACLSVTKLHSDGFELELSHESRKHIAVQNLKDKVHIEPALRYGDRIDGHLMQGHIDFIGKLEKIEKDENGIDFYISLPKEAMKFMARKGSIGIDGVSLTINEIVENGVRLTIIPITFKETLFKEYKIGREINIESDLLARYIYAQMQDKNKGLSWEEVERITYLY
- a CDS encoding laccase domain-containing protein, with amino-acid sequence MGRSGENYLSLLDNQKVSVFCAYDKDYNIFRAKVHKENLFSHLGFKDIDKCVFMDQIHSSKVEIYDENLKNLSCDGLISIEKNTALCVLSADCLPLILWHESGVIAALHSGRKGSFENILKECVDKIYTKNPNLDMQKFHLFILPSICAKNYEIDGEILEFAKVEFKDFLYERRLDLKALVKFQAQNLGIKNIVDSNICSFDDKTFYSYRRDKTSKRFVSVVYLKG
- a CDS encoding peptidoglycan DD-metalloendopeptidase family protein is translated as MKKLLLLFTFVIQSFAALSVEELTWDNGDTLLKFLQRNSIPISLYYGLDREDQELASDIAYKVKYQVLKDENNNIEQVLIPISDDLQIHIYKDKNNQYTLTFTPVSYQKEDRILHLTIESSAYQDVYEESGSSTLARAMVRSFRGSVNFRNIQKGDEVTLYYEQKRRMGRLWGDIAVRMATVEINKNAQEVFAFNDIFYDRDGKEVEAFLLTKPVNYTRISSTFSTARYHPILKRYRAHLGIDYAAPTGTPVKSAGKGTITFVGTKGGYGNVIQVKHDSGYMTLYAHLSRFAKIKKGQKVNQGQLIGYVGSTGMSTGPHLHFGVYLNNKAINPASVVKIAKSELSGKAKEEFKNTIVKYKGIVNEALAANKPNPPKEEDFENYIEF